TGCCATAGTTCCTCAGTGACAAATGGCATAAATGGATGCAGCAGTATCAGTATGTTCTCAAAGACATACAAAAGAACACCCTGTGCTACAGAAGCAACTGAATTGCTCCAAGAATGGTAAAAACGAGTTTTACTTGCTTCGATATACCTGAAAAACTAGGCTAATAAGAAAGCAATTCAAACTACCAGCAGAAAGTACATAAAAAAGGATACCGTGAGACCCAAAGGGACACAAGACTACAGTGAAAAATAGCAGGAGGCGTAAAGTAGAATCTAACATTACAAAGCAGGACACATCAAATAGGAAAGATAATAAACACCTTGTGCTGGACAAATTTTGGTCAAAATAAATGAGGTCTCCTTATAGGATGAAGTACAAGTTTCAGAAAAAAGACAAACACCTAAAGAATATTGCCTATTCCTTTGAGTTATATAAGTGCATATATGGACTTATAGTTAACCACAACATGTATACAGCAAAATAGATGTTACTGTACCACTACATACAAGGCAAAACCCATTGCAGAAGTTAAGCATTGACTAAAAATGTGATATCTGGAAAGACTACAGAGCCCAAGTCAACAGTAGACCTTACAAAGAAAGAATGTAAAAGAGGAAAAGAACCGGATGAATGATGATGCTGTTCAAGCGCAAGAAGAGAATAAAAAGATATTGGCACATTAGTGCTAAATGAGAGATGCACCCAAAATCACAAACAAATTGCTGGCAAATGGTCAGTATGTCTGGTATACCGTGTGTCGATATGCCAGCATGGACCAGACCTGTACTGGCCCAGCCATCGACCAGCATGGGCCCAGTATCCAAAATGTCAATCCTTGCTCTGTCTGAACAAAGCCATAATCAACAGAATGTAGACTCCCTTAATACTAAATGTCAGTCCTGACAACAAGATGAACAGGCTGACAAAGAAGACAGAACTTATGGAGTTGGAAAAAAGTTACCAAAGGCATGCTCCTCCTTAGTTTTAATAAACTGAAAATGTCAGATCAATTATATAGTTCCTTTCGTGGTCATCCTTTATATGGTAGCAAATGAATACTGTGATTATATGTAGTGGCGATGGAATGCCTAGCTGCTCCTAACTGTATCATCCATCTACACCTTCAATTTATGAACAAGAAGCTGTGATCCCCGCCTCTTCCCAAATGAAGTAACATCTAGTGGCCATTTCATGCTATGTAAGTGAAATAAGCAGATGCCAATACAGACCACCTTACACATCAGGATTTTTTTGTAATTGGAACTCAAGCCATTTGATTTTATTCTGCTATATTCACATCAGTCCTCCCAACCTCAACTTTCAATGAGAATTTCTCAATTATCAACAGAATAGGTATCTCTTCAAAATATTAAACTATATTCAGTTTAAGAATTTTTAGTTGTTAGCAACTTAGCATTTAATGGgttttaatgaaataaaatgaaaaaaaaaacaatatatgAGGACAGAGAAGGCAAGCCCATACATATAAGCTAAAACTAAATGCATATGCATTTTCTACTAGTTTTCTCAGGCTCTCAGCATCATGCATGCTAAAAAACAAAGAAGTAAAAATAACTTCTATCAGAAACTCAAGACAGCAGAATTTTTTTAGAGGATGAGATTCTAAATAAAAAGATTAGCGAAGTCTAGATATGCCAGAGAATTCTGCTGAATACTCATTAGAAGACAGCAATTAAAaatgtaatataatttttatatattgagAATATGCTACATGGAAAACTATAGCGCTAAGATCATATCAGAAGAAACATGCAGCAGTATCAGAGGGCAAAATGATGCAAATAAAAACAACTGCTTCACATAATCTTGTTCATGCATCTAAGATGTTCATAGTCAATTTACCAATCAGCAAAATCACCCCAGAAGAAATCATATATTTCTCTACCAGCATCTCCATAGAAAAACTTGTCGTAGCTTGTGGTGACAATATCAATTAGTTCATGAAGTTCTGAGACCTAAAATATTATTTCATTCATTAATTAATGAGAAAAAAGGATCAAAAATATAGGATGAAGTCATAAACATACCACCCAACACTCTGGTAATGGAAGTTCAAGAAGTGTCTCTTCTGTATCAAACTGGGTAAAAAATTTAAGCAATCACTAACAGTACCAAATAATAAACATAGAATTTAGCACTATAGATATTAGATAATAAGCACTCCATAGTCCCAGAAAAATGAGGGGTATGAACCTGTTGTATTACCCCCACTACAACTATAGATGCAGAATAAGTTTAACACAATAAAGTCTATCTCACGAGCTAAGGGCCTATGCGCAATGCTTTCTTGTCTACTATGTTGAGCTCAATTAAGCTTTAAAACAGGATCTTACTGTATACATAAGATAACGCACACACACCACATACTAGAATGAAGAAATGTTCTGCAACACAATTTGACTGtaaacataaaaacaaaaatgaaaCTCAGCTAATATGAAAATAAGCAACAAGGTGGCCAAAGGTTCTCAATGATGCACTAAGTTGATCATTAATAACAAGAATGAGTCCTGATCCAAACTAAGCTGATTTCAGCTCAACTGCTCAAGCACTCAGATTATTGCATAAAAAGCTTGCCTGAGCCTACACATACATTCCTAGCTTGGGCTTGATATCTAGAACTACATCAGATACCCAATATGCATGTTATAAATATTCCAAAACTTGGTGATCCATTCCGTAGCCCAAAGAAAAGAAGATTGTTGCCAAGTTTATAAGCTCTTCTTACAAAATACAAATGCAAACCACAAAATTTGCAAAACATTGATATCTAAGTATTAAAACTTGAAGTCAAGTTCCACCACTCAGAAGAATTGCATACAGGGAATTTACAATTGAATAAGGTTGAATTCCATGTAAGGCAACATGCCCAATTTTGACTTCTCATATCCAGCAGCAGTGCTGGTTTAAAACCTAATTTTTCAATTTGACAATCCTTTCAGAGCATTTAGAAATTACCTATATCATGCAATGCAATGCTAATCAGGCAGTGATGGAAGTTTGAAGAATTATATCATTCGCAACAAGTCCTTTAATATCTGGATTACCTCCAATCTACCAACAATCATCTGATGTGCAAGTAGAAAACTAGTAAATAGAGAAAAGGGAGCAAAAAGAGACCTTATATGCTAACAATTGTTCCCATGCAGAGACATCACTTCTGTTTGGCAAATTCTGTAAAATAAACTTGCCAGCATTCCATAGTTTGTTAGTTAAAGCCTTGTTTGACATTAATCTCTCGGTGGACAGATTAAGGTCCTGAAGAAAATTGGAAGTCACTCGATGAACAAGAAAACATTTCTTGATAATCAGAACAAGAAAAAAACACAGAATTTTAGTTGAGTTCATAACAGACCTGACCAGCAGTGCCCAAAGAAAGTGTAAATCGCAACGCATCTGTACCATATTCCTTAATAGTATCGATGGGATCTACAACATTTCCCAATGTTTTAGACATTTTTCGCCCCTGAAGAGTACATCCAATTAACTCAAAACAAAATGAATTTCAATTAGGAATTAATTTCTTAATGTTCATAAAGTCTATAATAGCTAATGAACAGGCTCAGTGAAGTACAAAAACATTTACATGTCATCTATCAAAACTAGATGAAAGCTTCAGAAACAATTGCACATTGTACTAAATCTAAATTGCAACGTAGCAGAGCAGAGACAAAAAAAAGTTACTTGTCTGTCAAGGGTACTTGTATTTGATACATAATACTTACTTGAGAGTCACGGATAAGCCCATGCAAATAAACATAAGAAAAGGGTGCATTCCCAGTGAACTCAATCCCCATCATGACCATCCGAGCCACCCAAAAAAACAAAATGTCATGTCTATCCAAAAAAAACAATTTTGAATCAGTTTAAATATGAAGAAGCAAACTAGTTCAAAATTTTTGTTATAAGACAACAAGCAGGTAAAAAAAGTCCAAATGTCCAAATATCTTTTCTTGAATAGAGGCAAGTTTTTTAAGAAAGACAACTACATAATGTTCGAACTATTCAGGATCAACTACATGGAAAATTAGCTGTGTAGATAATATCTCTAGTTAACAAACATTCAAACCTCTTATTGAAAAAGTGGAGTTGTGTTAGGCCTACTGTCACCCAGCATGAGATTGTCAGATGTCAAAGGCATAAATCCTCTATGAAATATATTCAAAAACTGTTTTGTAGTTTAGCTTGTCTATTAAATTACTAAGTTGATAATTAATAGAGTTAGGGTAGCTTGTCTCTTCCCCTTCTATAATATTCCTACGGCTAGGGGACTTTTAGCAGATAGCTCCTAGTTGCACTACAACCATTAAAATGGTTGTCATTTAATCAAATTTACTATTCTAACTTCTAAGTAATTAGATTGTTTAAAATGTCCACTTGAAGTACTGTTTAACAAACAAAATTAAGTTGATACATAAAAAGTCTGTCAGAGTACAATTATAGTAATTCAAAGTGGGGTCTAGGATGGATTATATTATACATGACACTTCATGATAACTTTCATAAAACCAATGATTTCGCCCACATTTTGACAGACAATAGAAGAAGAATTCATAGACCACAATCAAACTATATATTTAAACACAACCATGAACCATAAATTTATGTATGCAACATAAATGTGTCTAGTTGTCGATATAAATGAGATGAGAAACCTCTAAATAAAAGAACAGACCCAGTCTCAAGGATGGTTGTCGGATAAAATTTCTTGAAATCCTCAGCACACACATCCGGCCATCCTAGGGTGCTAAAAGGCCACAATGCACTGAAATAAAAGTATAAGGTGCTTAGTAGTTAGTAGAATCATGTAGTTAATGAAAAGCTTAATAAATGTACTAAACATTAATGACCTGAGATAATATAAGTCAGTCTGAATGATAAGATCTTCAAACTCAAACAAGTACAACATAAAGCATGCACTACTCTCACTTGTAGTTGAAAAGGAAATGAAAAGCAATCTTACAACCACCAAACCAGGCATATGCATATAAAGTTCTTATAACCTGAGAAGGGCATTAAAACTAAATGTCATCCATTGAAAAAGAATAATCACGATTATAACAAAACTTAATTGCTGACTTGTAGCAGATAACATGAAAAAAATTTCAAGGAATGAGTCAGCAAATTGAAGTTAATTGCTACACATCTTAGACAGTCATGATGTATACGACATACAAGGTACCAGGTTTGACCACCACATTAATTTCTGACATCACAGACAGCAGTGATTTATATGACATACAAGGTAACAAGGTTGCCACCGCATTATCATTATCAAGCTCCTTAGAGAAGTCTTCATTTAGATGATTATGCAACAAAAATCACTTTAGTTTATCATTAACTAATTCTAGTGTCTGTGCAACCTCTTTAAAGAAGATAAACTTATTGATAGCACCTATGTCCTAGATTTTTGAGGTCAACATTGCATATTCATACTATAATTTTGACTAGTGTTAGTTTCTTCATAATATTCATATCAAGAATTGCAATTTTACCAGTCCAGGTGTTAACCTATGCAAACAGCCCCAATTTCGGGTGATCTGGTCCAGtccatttaaagaaaaaaccttTAAACTTGTGCCCACTGACATCCACTGCCACctaaaccccacacacctcccccacccccccaccctcctccacctcctctaaCTTAtgttttcctcctcttctccaaATTCTCAGCCCTCTACTCCCTCTTGATGTGCACGTGCAGAGCTCACTGTCATGCCTGCCACCTACATCCCCACTGTCCACATGTGGCACCAGCCTCGAatatgcttcctcctcttcctccaccacttcctcttcttccttcctattcctcctttctcttcttccactgcctcctattctcctccttctTTGGTACATACACTCAGTATCTTAGTACTGGCAAATATGTATTGTTCTCGCTTGGGATCAATACAAGGGTCCGGACAAAGTGACATTCCTATTTACGTACAGCTTAACAAGTATCTAACTTAACAAGCCTTCACAATATTTTTGAAAGCATGAGACAAGTCTTGAATATGAAAATAGATTCCTGCACACAAAATAGACTGCATGTCATATATGTCTCAAGCCCACCTAACAGAGAGAATTTCAATATGCGAATTAAACTTCGAAATTGCTTCTTGTTAACTAGAATTTGTATTTTAGCTAGTTTCAAGAACAAACCTTGAAAACCATGTATCCAGAACATCAGGATCTTGGTATATTTCAACTGATTTTCCATATTTCTCATGGGCTTTTAAAAGAGCTTCTTCAGCACTTCTAGCAACAATGTACTCTTCTTCACAATCTTTACCAACAATGTACCAAACTGGAATTCGATGTCCCCACCATAGTTGTCTACTTATACACCAATCTTTGATATTCGTCAGCCAGTGATTATATGTCTGTTATTACAAACCAAATGGGGTTTTAAATCAGAAAAACAGTAAATGAAATTGGATCATCTGAATATGAATTAGCTTGTTGGAGCTTCTTAGTGAAAACAAAGAAATTACAAGATCATGTGATTGTAGAtgcttacacatattggaaaacaaaGTTACTTTTCAACAAATAAGTAGAGCTTGGAcatttgaaagaaaataaacaaCAGAGTACCTTTTCAAATCTCTCAGGAAGAATGGTTAATTGTCCTTTTTCAACAGCATGAAGGGCCTTCTCAGCTAATGGCTCCATAGTAACAAACCACTGTTTACTCACCAGTGGCTCTATTACCTTATTGAGTAGCAAACCAGTGGCAGTAAGTAATTTTGCTAGGCAAAAAGAATGGAATACAATGGTCAACTTGATGGAAATGTTAAGGATAAAAGCTTATACTTCACCACCACGCTGGGATCTAGGAACTCGTAGCACATGAGATTCCTTTTTTACTGCCAGACCAACCTCTTCAAGATCAGACCAAACCTTCTTTCGCGCCTCAAATCGATCTAACCCACTGTGATAAAAATCATCAGCAAGTGCAGATGGGGCAAAAAATCTGAACAGGTAGAAATCATTTCATGCATCACATGCACCAGAATGATTTATTCAACAAATATTATCATCAGCAGAAGCTGAAGTCTTACCAGTACAGTCCAGCAACCTCATTCAGAGTACCATCTTTATTCATAACATTGAGTATTGGTAGGCCAAGCTTCCTTGCGATATGATAATCGTTGTGATCATGTCCAGGGCTTATTTTCAGTACTCCAGTTCCAAATTCTTTATCGACATACTGCATATTTTATAGCAGAAGAATACGTAAATTGTTTCAATACTCCAAAGATAACATGATACTCTTTGTTTCTCATCGCAGAAGAATACGTAAATTGTTAATTATACAAAAAAAACTAGTTTTATTCCAAAATTAGCATCAACAAGGACAGGAAAGACAACAAATTTAAATGTATTACATAGTTAAAATCAACAGGATAAGAAAAGGATTAGAAGTTCTTACTCTGTCAGCGATAATGGGAACATGCCGACCAAATGTCAAAGGTACAATTGCCTGTCTGCCTATGTATTTGCAATAACGTTCATCCTGATCAAGATAAGTCACTCTTACAAATAAAAAACtatcgaaataataataattcctgATTCTGGATACACTATAACTCAAACAATATTCTTTTTGATCCCTGATAATTATAAAACTTAGAAAGGTTAATAGCATCATTCATTCAGTAAAGACATCTTTGAAAGAAAGTTTGCAATTCAACAAAAGGAAGTACATCTGTAGATGCCTTAAATATGGTAAACCTTAGAGTTTGTCTCAAATGCATTCAACCTAACATTCTAGATGATACTGATTACTGACTATGTCCAGATTAGCAGCTATCTAATCAAGAGAAACTGAAGATACTGCCACATGGAAACATAAGCAACAATAAAGACATGAGTAGCAACAATTAGATGCAAAAGGAATGAGATGATTCATCCTCATGTATGTAGTTAGTAGCAAAACCTTAATTGTCACTGACAAAACAGGATCAATTCCTATCCATATCATGTACCTCAGGGTTCACTGCAATGGCTGTGTCACCAAACAATGTCTCGGGACGTGTTGTTGCTATCGTCAGAAAGTCATCCCTGAAGCAATGACAATGAGATTTTAGCACAAAAACCATTTAACAGGTAAAAATACCAGAATAGCAATTTGAACAGCTTATCATTTTTAAGCTTTATTTTTGCATATGGGACAACATAACATGATCTACAAATATGAAAATTGACACTTATGCAGGCAGATAAAAGAACATAACCAAAATTCTGTGACATGATATTAGCAGTTAGCACCATACACAGAACTACAAATAATAATCCAATTTCACAGTCAAATACTGAAAGCTACAACGATTGTGTTATGCAGTGATGGATGGCTTATTGCTCTCATCATCTCATTTACATTCAAAATCCCAGGATACTTGACAAAAAAGTTAATAAATGAGTTATTAAAAGTACCTTGAACCACCAGCAACACGATACTTGATGTAGAACAAAGTACCAGGTTCTTCAGAATATTCAACTTCCTAAAACAAAAAAGCAAAATTCACATTATGTCCTAGGTAAGAATTTCTAAATGAAAAAACTTTCAGCTTGTCTGGCAATTTGACCTAATTTTAGTTAGGTCAATTTAATCACAGCAAATGAGAGGTTGCAAGAAACTGCAAAAGTAAATCTCAaagaaatacatcaagtaacAGAAAAATGTATGTCAGATTGGATCTACCACAGCCATGAATTGGAGGAGATAAATTCATTAAGACCCAAAGAATTGCAGATTTGTTAACTTAAGGTTTTTGGCATAAAGATGAGGACTAGATTTGCCAAGTCTGCAAATTAGGATTGACAACAGAAAAAATAACAGGACATCATGAGAGAACAGGTGTCCGAGGTGTCAACATGCTTATATACATCCAGAACTACCATTTTTATGGCAGTAAAAGAAGAAATTAATCAGTATACAGGGAAAGTAAAAGCAAATGCTGCCTTGAACAGCAGATTAATGATTATTGACAAAAGTAAAACTGAATACATGGTTTTAGAGGTCTcaaattggagggaggaacc
The DNA window shown above is from Musa acuminata AAA Group cultivar baxijiao chromosome BXJ2-4, Cavendish_Baxijiao_AAA, whole genome shotgun sequence and carries:
- the LOC135610892 gene encoding valine--tRNA ligase, chloroplastic/mitochondrial 2-like — protein: MALPTPSLLSCRSVCLLNPIRFAPSTRRFGARPFRLNPCRPNRKFFSVMASENEVFTSPEIAKSFDFASEERIYSWWEAQGYFKPSFDRGADPFVIPMPPPNVTGSLHMGHAMFVTLEDIMVRYNRMKGRPTLWIPGTDHAGIATQLVVEKMLASEGIKRAELGREEFTKRVWEWKEKYGGTITNQIRRLGASCDWTREHFTLDEQLSRAVVEAFVRLHEKGLIYQGSYMVNWSPNLQTAVSDLEVEYSEEPGTLFYIKYRVAGGSRDDFLTIATTRPETLFGDTAIAVNPEDERYCKYIGRQAIVPLTFGRHVPIIADRYVDKEFGTGVLKISPGHDHNDYHIARKLGLPILNVMNKDGTLNEVAGLYCGLDRFEARKKVWSDLEEVGLAVKKESHVLRVPRSQRGGEVIEPLVSKQWFVTMEPLAEKALHAVEKGQLTILPERFEKTYNHWLTNIKDWCISRQLWWGHRIPVWYIVGKDCEEEYIVARSAEEALLKAHEKYGKSVEIYQDPDVLDTWFSSALWPFSTLGWPDVCAEDFKKFYPTTILETGHDILFFWVARMVMMGIEFTGNAPFSYVYLHGLIRDSQGRKMSKTLGNVVDPIDTIKEYGTDALRFTLSLGTAGQDLNLSTERLMSNKALTNKLWNAGKFILQNLPNRSDVSAWEQLLAYKFDTEETLLELPLPECWVVSELHELIDIVTTSYDKFFYGDAGREIYDFFWGDFADWYIEASKTRFYHSWSNSVASVAQGVLLYVFENILILLHPFMPFVTEELWQALPYRRQALIVSQWPRTSLPRDAKSIKRFENLQSMIRAIRNARAEYSVEPAKRISASIVASTDVLDYISSEKQVLALLSRLDLQHVHFVESPPDNAKQSVHLVAGEGLEAYIPLADMVDISAELQRLSKRLSKMQSEYDALVARLNSPSFIEKAPEEVVRGVREKASNAEEKITLTKNRLAFLQSTVSSSV